One window from the genome of Cervus elaphus chromosome 8, mCerEla1.1, whole genome shotgun sequence encodes:
- the ICOS gene encoding inducible T-cell costimulator: MKSDLWYFFLFCIQVEIITGEFNDSAASEMFIFHNGGVQILCKYPDTVRQFKMQLLKGNNILCDLTKIKGSEDTDSIRNLNACKFQLSNNSVSFFLYNLDSSYANYYICKLSIFDPPPFQVDILSREYLNIYESQLCCQLKLWLPIGCAAFVIVCVFGCVLMCWLTKKKYPASVHDPNSEYMFMAAVNTAKKPAPTDVTRNLELTGTQA, encoded by the exons gaGAATTCAATGATTCTGCTGCATCTGAGATGTTCATATTTCACAACGGAGGTGTACAAATTTTATGCAAATACCCTGATACTGTTCGACAATTTAAAATGCAGTTGCTGAAAGGGAATAACATACTCTGTGATCTCACTAAGATTAAGGGAAGTGAAGACACGGACTCCATCAGGAATCTGAATGCCTGTAAATTTCAGTTATCCAATAATagtgtctctttttttctatataaTTTGGACAGTTCTTATGCCAACTATTACATCTGCAAATTGTCGATTTTTGATCCTCCTCCTTTTCAAGTAGATATTCTAAGCAgagaatatttgaatatttatg AATCACAGCTTTGTTGCCAGCTGAAGCTCTGGTTACCCATAGGATGTGCAGCTTTTGTCATAGTCTGCGTTTTTGGATGTGTCCTTATGTGTTGGCTTACAAAAAAG AAATATCCCGCCAGCGTGCATGACCCTAACAGTGAATACATGTTCATGGCAGCAGTGAACACTGCTAAAAAGCCAGCACCCACAG ATGTGACCCGTAATTTGGAACTCACTGGCACCCAGGCATGA